The sequence ACGCAGATCCAGCAGGACGTGATCAAAGCCTACGGCTTCAGCAGCGACGGCGAAGGTGGGTGCCGTGCTCCCCCCCGCCGGGCTGAGCCCTGCCCCGCGCCCGCTGCCCAGCCGCTCCCTTTGCAGGGGTCCTCAAGTTCGCCCGGCTGATCAAGTCCTACGAGTCGCAGGACCCGGAGATCGCCAGCATGTCCGGCAAGCTCAAGGCCATGTTCCTGCCGCCCATGACCCTGCCGCCGCACGGCGCCGGCACCGGCGGAGTGGCCACCTCGTGAAACCCGCAGCTCCGCCGGCCCCGGTGCTCTGCGGCGCTCCGAGCGGAGATGGCTTCGCGTGGACTCAGGCTGCCTGCGCTGCTGGCCCGGCAGCCCTGAGGAAGGGAGAGGCTGAACGAGGGAGGTGTTGATCCGAAAGGAATTGGCTTctttgtgcgtgtgtgtttgTCCGTTTGCGAATAAAAAACCGTCTTGAAAATGCCCTTAGTGGTTTATGAAGGGACGTGAGCTGATCTTTGGGTACAGATCCTTCTCCCTGACTCAGGAGCAGTTAGAGTGATGTCCGCTTCATATCTGAAGTTTCATCTGATGAAACCTGAGCTACTGTTACAAGGGGCTGGTGTGTACCAACTTATGCAGAAATATAACTGCTACTGCGAACCTTAGTATGAAAGCACAAGGCTTGGCACCTAAGTGACTGACTTTTTTAAACGTCATGTAAGAGATGCTAAGCCTCAtctggaatcatagaatatcctgagttcaaagggacccacaaggatcactgagtgcAACTCCTGGCGCCACCGAGGACCATCCAAAATTCAAACCATGTGTCTAGgggtgttgtccaaacacttcttgaataCCAACAAGCTTGCTGCTAtcaccactgccctgggcagcctgtcccagtgcccgaccaccctctgggtgcagaacctttccctaacccccagcctgaccctcccctgtcccagctccatgccatgccctcgggtcctgtcgctgtccccagacagcagagctcagtgcctgcccctccgctcccctcgtgagggagctgcaggccgccatgaggcctcccctcagcctgctctgctctgggctgaacaaaccaagggacctcagccctTACTCCCttgtcttgccctccagacaCTTTcccatcttcatagccctcctttggacgctgacagttttatgtccttcatatattgtggcacccaaagCTGAATACAGcgctcaaggtgaggctgcaccagtgcagagcagagctgcacaaTCCCTTTCCTCAAACAACTAGCAATGCTGGTGTACCCCATAGTACtgttggcccttttggctgccgGGGAACACTCGATTCATGCTCAACTTGTTGTTGACCAaaaccccagatccctttctgtggggctgatCTCCAGGCTCTCCTCCCCCggtctgtacgtatagccacTGTTGCCTCATCCCAgctgcagaatccagcacttgctgtTGTTAGATTTCATATGGTTGTTGATAGCCCAGCCGTCTAATTTGTCAAAATCTCTCTGCAAGAGCAAGCACTTATAAATGTGCTCCTTGAAACATACTAGGTAATGCGATGCTGGATGTAACGTGGTGCTGTTCGGCAAGTGGTTGCAACCAGACCACTGTCACCAACAGGTCAGTACCGCTAACTCTCTCACATGCTCCTACCAGAAACTTCTGTGGCTGTATTGTTGTTTTCTGCCTGAATGAGTGACCAAAGGTGTCAGACCTAATGACAAAAATAGCAGCAGGATGTTGCAAGGACTGGCAACAGGGAGGGAAGGCTGGGCTTGCCCCTTTCGGCAGCGGCCTGGATTAGAACAAGACGAACAATGTGCTGCATTTTCGGGGACTGAAGAGAGGGAAAGGCGGAGGAGCAGGTTCTCTGCCCTGTGaagttttctgtctttccacCTTTCGAATGAAGGGGCGTCAGATGCACCCAATCGCTGGTAGCCGCCTGGCTTGTGTGCCTGTTGCCCTTGGAAGCGTTGCAGTCTTTGGGAAGGGCTGGTGGTGAAGAAGCCGGGCCCGGGAGAGCAGGGGGCTGCGAGTCAGGTGCGAGAGCAGGTTGGGTTTTGCACTCTGTGCCTTTTGGTTACAAACTATGTAGGAATGTAGCCAGTGAGGGCGTGAACCTAGCGGATGGGAGGCAGGAAGAGCAGTCAGTCCCTTCCGTCTCTACCTACCTCTCCCAGTTTGGTTTTGGCCTTCCCCCACCCCTCTAATTATTTATTAACTACAGCCCAGGAAGTGTTTTGCAAATGGTGAAAATTAAGCCCTCCGCTTGAGGCCTACGTTTTACCTAGCCCGGAGCTACCACCTTCTGAAGTCTGCCCAGAAACAGGCAGAGTTCAGGACTGTGCCTGTGCGGACCAGACCCAGGTGAGTCACAGGATGCACTGCAGACCCACAGCACTGTCAGCTGCGCCTTCCTGAGCCTTGGAATTAGCCGCCGTGAGCATCCAGCCGTGTTGTGAGGGTGTGAGTTCGCCCCCTGCTACTCCCaatcttgctttatttttttcgGTAGGACGCCCTGGCTGAGGGCTGTGGTTCTTCCTCCACCAGCTGCTGTTAATTCCCCATCAGTGGGGGTCTGCGAGTCAAGATCCTGATGCCATCCTGTGGGTGAGTGCTGCGTGTGCTAgttaaagcaagaaaacagagctgGTGGGAAACACTAAAATGCTGGCAGTAGGAATTGAGCACAGAATGGGAAAATACTGTAAACAAAGAGCTGGAGGACTGGAGCTTTAGTATTTTAGATTGTTCCTGCTGTTAGTGTTGCTCATCCTCGCTTTGATAAAGAAAGAGCAGTTTGATGCCCACTTCACTGCAGTTATTCTGCAAGCCCTGAAGCTGCAGCACCTCAGAATGCTTTTGTACAGAGAGGGTTCAGGTGGCTGGCTTTTTTAATCctggtgatttttgttttgctacaGCCTCTGTAGTCCTTTATGGAACAGCAGGACTGGAAAAACTTTGCCATCAGTATAAATGGGTGCTCTGCCCTGGGGGCTGTAGTGACGTGGTGTAAGGAAAGGGGATTTGCATTACCCCATGGTTAGAATCTGTTTGTCCTGTGGTCCCACGGCCTGACGGAGCATATGGCTTGGACGGGTTGCAGGGCGATGGTCCGTACGCCCGTTCACTAGCACCGGCCGGCCTTTACTTCGCACTAACGCTAACAACTGAACTGCTATGTCACAGGTGACGTTCCCCAAATGTGAGAGTGGAACAGACGAATTAAGTCAATATCTGGGCAAGAGGTAACAGAGAAAGCCATGACTATGATATCAAAGAAGGAGTCAACGTCTGCTTTTGTGAAGGCAACTCCTGTCTTGCAGAACTAAATATTTTTGAGGAACTCAGCAAGCTTGCGGACAAGGGAGGTCTGTCTTTCCAAAATAGAATTTGACAAGATTATCTCATGTAAGTCTAAACAAAGCTGAAGCTACGGTATAAGAGAGAAGCTGACACTTTTCTTGAGTGaataatttgcagaaaataGGAAATGGAAGGTGGGAATAAATGTTCAGTTTTTACAGCAAAGGGAAGTTATCAGCGGTGACATATAAGGGTCTGACCTGAACTATGTGCTGTTCAGCATATTTCCAAGTGATCAAATAGAGCTTGAATAGTGAGGTGAAAAAATTAACTATTGTTAGAAAGTTAGTCAGGATAATATGGTAGGAGCTGACTGAAGCAGACTGAAGGAGCAGAAGGACCTTATGACAGTCAACGGGGAGGCAACAGATCGGGAGATGGAATTCAATATAGGCATATGTAAAACAGTGTTCATAGGgcggtttaggttggaagggaccttacagatcatctaattccaatgcccctgctgtgggcagggacacttcccactagatcaggttgcccaaagccccatccaacctggacttgaacacttccaggggtggggcatccacagctcctctgggcaacctgttccagtgcctcaccaccctcatattaaagaatttcttcctaaagtCTAATCTAAATTTACCCTCTTTGGGGTAAAGAGCCTCTGCCCATCTTTCTTgaaggccccctttaggtattggaaggctgctataaggtctccctggagtaGTCTCTTCTCTAGACAGAACAACCCCAACTTTCTCAgcttgtcttcataggagaggtgctccagccccctgatcatctcatttcaagctttttatccaccaatacccccaagtccttctctgcagtcctgctctcaatccactcaTTGCCaggcctgtatttgtgcttgggattgcctcAACCCAGGTGTAGGATCTTGAaattggccttgttgaacttcatgagttTTGCACAGGCCCATCTCTCAGGCCAGTCCAGTTCTCTCTGGTTGGCGTCCCATCTCTCCAGCATGCTGACTGCCATCACTCAGCATTgccaaacttgctgagggtgtgctcaatcccactgtccatgttgcCAACACggacaaagatgttaaacagcactggtcccaataCCAACCCCTGGGAAATGccactcatcactggtctccacctggacattgagccgttgaccacaactctttgattGCGACTATccttgctctctacaacttcctgagcaGAGTCAGTTGAGAGGGAGGTGATGGTCTTATCTTCCTGGTGACAGATGACAAGATGCACAGAAGTTGCATAAAATTTCACCAGAGGACGTTCAGACTAGACataaggaaaaatttctttattgtgagtgtggtcaaacactggcacaggcttcctTGCGAGGTGGCTGATGCCCcgtgcctgtcagtgttcaagagatgTTTGGATAGTGCCCTCAacaatatgctttaacttttggttagccctgaatAATTCAGGCAGTTagattagatgatctttgaagggcccttccaaccaaactatgctatgctatgccatccagccaattccttatctgccaagtggtccatctgtcaaatcaaTGTCTCTCCAATCTAGAGATGAGGACGTTGTGCCAGACAGTATCAAATACTTTGCACAAGTtcaagtagatgacatcagttgctcttccttTATCCACCAATGCCATaaccccattgtagaaggccaccaaatttGTCAGGCATGGTTTGCTCTCATGGAGAAAAATAGCTCAGAATTCACATGTAAAACATCTGTGAACTACTTGTAACCTCCCTGGAGCAAGACTGTCATTGTCAAGTCCATGCAAATGTTAGCTTAATGCTTGGTTGTGGTGAACAATGGCAGAAATCATCATTGTGTCTTTGTATGCTTATGTCTCAGCAGTATTTTGAACACTGCAGCTTTGGCTCACCTTTTGCCCTCATCTCCAAAACAATACAACAGAGTTGGAAACATCTCAAAGAGGGACAACAAAAATGATCAGAAGCGTAGGATAGTTCTGTATGGAGGCCATCTAAATAGAGTTGGATTCTTCAGCTTGGGAAACAGCTGAGGAAAGGTACAGACGTTAGAGATCTATAAAATCATGAGCAGCTTGGGTGTGATTTAGGAGTtggtcatttatttatttatttatttatttatttttacaacaaCCACGTGTTAATAAAAATGGGCAGGAAACAGGTTATAAGCAAGCCAAAGTAGGTGTTGGTCCTGAGGCTTAACAGTGGAACTCATTGCTCAGTTTTTTATGGACTTGACAGTTGACTATGGTAGCTGCAAACAGAGGCTTAGGGAGCATGCAAGGGCGGGTTGACGATGACAGCGACGACGATGATGACCCCTGTGCATAACCTCTCCTACTCTTCCTTTGACAACCATTTCGACCTCTAGATGGCCTATTCCAAgcccctgctcacagcagagctATCTCGAAAGTTAGATAGATCAGGTTGCTCTGAGCCTTTTTCAGGTTAGTCTTGCACATCTTAGGGAGTGGAGATTCTTCAGCCTCTCTGGACACGCGTGGCAATTGCTGAACCACCCCTTGTGTATGTGCCGTTTTTCCTGATACCTGATCAGAATTTCCCTTTCTGCAAGTTAAGCCTGTTgcctctttttctcttgctgtatCCCACAGAGCAGAACTTGGCTCCATCATCTCTAAAACCTCCACTCTTCTTTTAGATATTCTTAGACTGCTATTTAAATCCCTTACTAACCatcttttctctaggctgaacaaacctaGCTCTCAGCTGCTGAACTCCTCACTGCCTTGATGGCCCTGTGCTGGATTGTGCCTGTTTCTTGGTGTCCTTTTTACAGCAGTCCAGATGTGTGTACCTCTTAATTAGCCACTTTGTTTATCCTCCCTTCTAAACTTGTTCATTTACTAGTTGTGGCTTTGCTCCACAACGAATTTACATGATGAGGTTCTACCATCTGTGTTGTACTAAAAGCCAAACAACATCACAAGAGCAGCCTCTTTGCTCAAATCTCTTGACCTGTTAATTATATTATGAAGTCTGTTGTTGCATGCTCTGACCATTCCAGAGAACAACCTGGAAGATACCAAGCAATTGTTTCTCTGCTGTGATATTTCCCTACTTTACCAGCTGGAACTCCTCCTTGGTAGTTTTTAATTAGTTACCTTGGTGTCTTTAGTCTAGTTGGCCAAGGGATGCCAGTAGATGTAATCTCTTTGGATTTCAGAAAATGCCTTTGGTACCGTCCCTCAgagtatccttctggacaaaatgtccagaatacagatagaaaaatatgtaatacaGTGAGcgaacaattggctgacaggtcaggctcaaagggttataaTTAATGGGGTTTCATTAGGTGGATAGCCAGTTgctagtggggttccccagggctccattttggAACCAGTTCTCTTCGATGTTCTTATAAATGACCTGGACGGAGGATTTGAATGAATACAAAGTAGGTTTGTAGGTGACACTATATTAGGAGGAGCTGTCGACTCCCTTGAGGGTAGAGAGGCGGAGAGATCCGGACAAATTAGGGGGCTGGGCTATCAACAACAGTATGAAATTTAACAACAGCAGGTgttggattctgcacctgggacaggacaaccctggtatatgtacagactggggcATATATTATccaatatataataataatatccaATCAGATTATATCTAATATAGCAGGAATTCCCTTTTGGGACTTTTACCCAGAAGTTTCTGTCTAATTACTTaacaatatttgttttctgtgccaGTTTTCAATGTCAGTGGCTCTGATTTAGGTGTAGCCCATTCTTTGTGTAAAATTGGTTTCTTTGAGTTGCAGGTTTCTGTGCCTTtaaagtctctctctttttttttt comes from Anser cygnoides isolate HZ-2024a breed goose chromosome 1, Taihu_goose_T2T_genome, whole genome shotgun sequence and encodes:
- the C1H12orf57 gene encoding protein C10 isoform X1, producing the protein MAASAQGPSAPLSAEQAKVVLAEVIKAFGAPENAQRMDEARDNACNDMGKMLQFLLPVATQIQQDVIKAYGFSSDGEGVLKFARLIKSYESQDPEIASMSGKLKAMFLPPMTLPPHGAGTGGVATS
- the C1H12orf57 gene encoding protein C10 isoform X2, with the translated sequence MDEARDNACNDMGKMLQFLLPVATQIQQDVIKAYGFSSDGEGVLKFARLIKSYESQDPEIASMSGKLKAMFLPPMTLPPHGAGTGGVATS